A single region of the Malaclemys terrapin pileata isolate rMalTer1 chromosome 2, rMalTer1.hap1, whole genome shotgun sequence genome encodes:
- the C2H2orf68 gene encoding UPF0561 protein C2orf68 homolog: MDAGPEAERGPAWGGCRPGGRLDMSHGFVRHIRRNQIARDDYDREMKQAKEKVKKRHTPTPPRPRKPDQQVYHPCRRSRADPACSLEYEGSSESSSSTEPDPRGTELFCLEYEADSGEVTSVIVHQDDSPEEVTEKVCARSPLEPPLREALRQRVQEELRKRRAKR; the protein is encoded by the exons ATGGACGCGGGGCCGGAGGCGGAGCGGGGCCCGGCCTGGGGTGGCTGCCGGCCGGGGGGGCGGCTCGACATGAGCCACGGCTTCGTGCGGCACATCCGGCGGAACCAGATCGCCAG GGACGACTATGACCGGGAGATGAAGCAGGCCAAGGAGAAGGTGAAGAAGAGGCACACGCCGACCCCGCCCCGGCCCAGGAAACCCGACCAGCAGGTGTACCACCCCTGCCGGAGAA GTCGAGCTGACCCAGCCTGCAGCCTGGAGTATGAGGGGTCTAGCGAGAGCAGCTCCAGCACCGAGCCAGACCCCCGtggcacagagctcttctgcctAGAGTATGAGGCCGACAGCGGCGAAGTCACCTCGGTCATTGTACACCAG GACGACAGCCCTGAGGAGGTGACGGAGAAGGTCTGTGCCCGGAGCCCgctggagccgcccctgcgtgAGGCCTTGAGGCAGAGGGTGCAGGAGGAGCTGCGGAAGCGGCGGGCGAAGCGCTGA